In a genomic window of Cynocephalus volans isolate mCynVol1 chromosome 1, mCynVol1.pri, whole genome shotgun sequence:
- the NCBP2AS2 gene encoding protein NCBP2AS2: MVLRRLLAALLHSPQLVERLSESRPIRRAAQLTAFALLQAQLRGQDAARRLRGFAAGPVGSLGRRAARFKDAFTQELRRGLRDRPGPPPGSQRGPGANT; the protein is encoded by the coding sequence ATGGTTCTTCGGCGGCTACTGGCAGCCCTGCTGCACAGCCCGCAGCTGGTGGAGCGTCTGTCCGAGTCGCGGCCCATCCGACGTGCGGCGCAGCTCACGGCCTTCGCACTGCTGCAGGCCCAGCTGCGCGGCCAGGACGCTGCCCGCCGCCTGCGGGGCTTCGCTGCTGGGCCAGTGGGTTCTCTGGGCCGCCGCGCTGCGCGGTTCAAAGACGCCTTCACCCAGGAGCTACGCCGCGGCCTCCGGGACCGCCCGGGGCCACCACCAGGTAGCCAGAGGGGCCCAGGCGCAAACACTTAA
- the NCBP2 gene encoding nuclear cap-binding protein subunit 2 isoform X1 codes for MSGGLLKALRSDSYVELSQYRDQHFRGDNEEQEKLLKKSCTLYVGNLSFYTTEEQIYELFSKSGDIKKIIMGLDKMKKTACGFCFVEYYSRADAENAMRYINGTRLDDRIIRTDWDAGFKEGRQYGRGRSGGQVRDEYRQDYDAGRGGYGKLAQNQ; via the exons ATGTCGGGTGGCCTCCTGAAGGCGCTGCGCAGCGACTCCTACGTGGAGCTGAGCCAGTACCGGGACCAGCACTTCCGG GGTGACAatgaagaacaagaaaaattacTGAAGAAAAGCTGTACTTTGTATGTTGGAAATCTTTCCTTTTACACAACTGAAGAACAAATCTATGAGCTTTTCAGCAAAAGTGGTGACATAAAGAAAATCATTATGGGtttggataaaatgaaaaaaacagcaTGTGGATTCTGTTTTGTGGA ATACTATTCAAGAGCAGATGCAGAAAATGCTATGCGATACATAAATGGAACTCGTCTGGATGACCGGATCATTCGCACAGACTGGGATGCAGGCTTTAAGGAGGGCAGGCAGTATGGACGTGGGCGATCTGGGGGCCAG GTACGAGACGAATATCGGCAGGACTATGATGCTGGGAGAGGCGGCTATGGAAAACTGGCACAAAACCAGTGA
- the NCBP2 gene encoding nuclear cap-binding protein subunit 2 isoform X2: protein MGLDKMKKTACGFCFVEYYSRADAENAMRYINGTRLDDRIIRTDWDAGFKEGRQYGRGRSGGQVRDEYRQDYDAGRGGYGKLAQNQ from the exons ATGGGtttggataaaatgaaaaaaacagcaTGTGGATTCTGTTTTGTGGA ATACTATTCAAGAGCAGATGCAGAAAATGCTATGCGATACATAAATGGAACTCGTCTGGATGACCGGATCATTCGCACAGACTGGGATGCAGGCTTTAAGGAGGGCAGGCAGTATGGACGTGGGCGATCTGGGGGCCAG GTACGAGACGAATATCGGCAGGACTATGATGCTGGGAGAGGCGGCTATGGAAAACTGGCACAAAACCAGTGA